TGGTGGTCAGATCTTGCGTCCTATATTCTGCTGCTGCAGCGATGGCCGAAAGGGACAAGCGAGTTGACACCTGGAAACGTTTCTCCTCGATGGGACGAACctcctctcccccctctccctccGCCTCTTGGGTACCCGCTTACCAAAACCCGACTTCTCTTCTCCCCTGATTCGATTCCAATTCGACTCGGTCGGCGAAGCTACGAGCCAAGTCCAGGTACGCCGGCGTGAAACCTTCTCCTTCTGCTCTTCTGGTCGCTATATATCCCTTCTTTTTGAGCTCCATTCTAGTCTAGGGTTTGgtttcttcttccccttttgTTTGTATGGAGGACTTAGGGTTTCTCGTTTCGTACCACAGACACCATATAACAAGTCCGGGAAAAAGAATTCGTTTGTAGGGTTTCATTCACCCTCTCTCCATGTCTGCGAGCCCTTCCGTAGATGAGGCCGCGGCCCTCTATTCGAGCAACGGAGGTGGCCAAGAAGGAGGCAGTACGTCTATGCCCGCGTCGGATCCCGGAGGAGGTGAGGAAACGGGAGGGGAATCAATGGTAGAAACCCTAGAGGAAAACCGACGAGGACTTGTTGATTCCGGTGGTGCTGATTCAGCTGAGAAGCCGGAATTGAATGTCGGGGAGGAAAGAGATGCGGCGGGGGCTGATGAAGTATCGGGCGCAGTTGTTCCTGAAGGGGCTGAGGGTGGGGAGAGTCGCAACGGGACTGGTGTCGAGCTTTTGAAGGAAAACGTTGCAGCTTTCAAAGAAAAAGGGCAGGGTGTTGTGCCTAACGAAGTGAAGGAGCATGATTTGGTTGATGAGTGCTTTCAAGATACGGAGGTTGGCAATCTGGGCTCCAGAGGGCAGGAGATGGGGGATGGATGCAATGGCGATCAAGAGTTGATAGCAGATGCGCTGGAGACCGGGAACATTGGGAGAATTGCTCTTAAAGAGGCTAAAGCTGAAGGCTTGGAGAGTGTGGCAGATCTGGGAGGAAATGTGGAGGATGTTGTGGAGATCAGAAAGGGAACCGAACCCATGAAGGAAAAGGAATCCTGTCCAGAGAAGAGAGCAAGCGCAATGAATGATGTGACGAGTGGTGATTGGGTTGACAGGAAGGCCGAAGTCATTGAAAGCAATGTATGTCCGAGTGAGTTGGTGCCGGGAGATGAATTGGGTGGTGATCAGAAGCTGAAATTAGACGTCAAGGAGGCAGAAAGTGTGATGGGGGTTGCAGAAGCAGCAGCCACAGGTACAGGTGGAGCAGTTGAAGTTGATGGCTTGGAGGGTGAACCAGCTAGTGAAGGGAAGGTTGATGTCGTGGAGACAGGGAATAAAACTGAATTCCTCAAAGAAGATGAACCTTACATAGAGAAAGAGCAGAGCAAAGCAAATGATGTGAAGGGTCATGATTTGGTGGACAAGCAGCTTAAAGCTAAAGAGGGCATTCTAGGTCCTAACGGTTTGGAAATGGAAGATGGATTTGGTAGTAAACAGAAGTTAGAAATTAATGTGGTGGATGGAGAAAATGTGGAGTGTGAGAAAGGAACTGAACTCATGAAGAAACAGATCACAAACCAGAACTTGGATTGCAAAGTGAGGGGCCAAGATTTGGTTGATGAACACCTGCAAGCTCCTGAGGGAGATGTGGGTTCCATGGCATTGGAAACAGAAAATAAATTGGGTGGTGATGAGAAGCTGGAAGCCAGTGTTGGTGATGCAGGATCCGGAGTGGGGACTGTCAAAACCCAGGCTGCGGTTGCTTTTGCAAGGGTGGAAGCTGATAGGTCAGAGGGTGTAGCAGGTCCGGGACAAATACAGGTTGGGGTTGCAGAGTTTAGCAATGGAACTGAACTCCCCGAGGGAGTTTTATCTTGTCCAGAGGAGGATAAGAGTTTGGTTGGTGAGGTAACGGACCTTCAGGCTGCAGAAGGAACACTTGTTCCTAAACTGTTGGAAACAGATAATATTTTGGATGGTGACCAGAACCCTGAACCAGGTGTGCTGGAGGTAGGATGTCTATCAGAGCCTTCAAATTATCTTGGAGGGGAGGAAGCTGAGAGATTGGAGAGTACGCCAGAATTGGGACAAGCACAGCATAAGGTTCCAGAGACTAGTAATGGAACTGATCTCACCGGGCAAGCTGTGTCTTGTCCACAGAAGAACCAGAACATGGTGACTGAGAAGGGAGGTCATGATTTGGCTGATGCGCATGGGCAAGCTTCAGAAGGAGACGGCAGTCAGAACCAATCTGTATTTGCGGAGAGTACTGGTGGAAATAAAGACATGGAAGAGGGGCTCTTTTTGGGTAGTAATCAAGACACACAGATCTGCTCAGCAGGACGCGGAATTGAGGCGGTTGAAGGGTCACTGGTGAGTGGTGATCAAGACAGAGATCATGAAGCTTCTGTTTCTCAAACATCTGTGGTAAACACAGATCAGAATAACCAGGAAGTAAGCAATGCTATTCATAGGGAAGAAACAAAGGAGGTGGATTCACTGCCTGTTGATGATGCTATAATTGAGCAAGGAGATCATGTTGTAAAGGATTCAGACCTGGCTGATTCAGGTGTAGAGGTAAACAACCCAGATTCTCATGTTATTGATGACCTAGTGGGCAGTGGACCAATTGTGACTGCACAATCAGAAGCAGGCTTGGCTGAAAGTGTTGTTGATGCAGCAGTGCGTGCAGATAAATATCCTTCTGATGAGAATGCGAGGGACAAATTAGATATTACTACAGCAGATGGGAACTCAGTTTTGGTTGGCACAATTATGGAATTAGAAAGCAAAGGAAGGCAGCCAGTTGATGAGAATACAAGTGGTAAAGGAGATAATACTATGGCTAATTCATGcccagatttagaatcaaagttTGTAGGAACATGTCCACTTGCTTCTGTTCTGAATGATTCAAAGTCATCTGTCACTCCTGGTTTGCTAATGGCCTCAGAGCTATCTGTATCTGGAAAGAATCAAGAGAGAGAACCCCAGTTCAATGGTTTGCTGGTTGAGAGGAGTGATGACTCGATTGTTCATGAAGCAGAATCTTCACCGGGCATATGTCAAAACATGGACATGGAATCCAGGGTTCTCAAGGATGAAACTTCTCTGCCTGAGGCGTGTCATGAAAAGAAGATTCTGCTCAAGTTGCAGAATCTGATAAGAAGAGCCCTTTGCTGGTGGATAGTGTGGCAAATATTGTTATTGGTGCAGGTGGTACTACTGAGCAGAATGTGCAGGTTGATGAACAAggacattcaaaaatagctgAGAAGCAAGTTGTGAAACGTGTTGGCATAAGGCCTCGAACTTCCACCGCTGGAAAGGATCAGCATGCTAGTTACTTCTTGCCTCTTCAAGACAAGGATGCTTTCTCTATTTCTGATCTGGTCTggggtaaagtaaagagccatCCTTGGTGGCCTGGCCAAATTTTTGATCCTTCAGATGCATCGGATTTGGCAATGAAATATCAGAAGAAGGATAACCTCCTTGTCGCATATTTTGGAGATAAAACTTTTGCATGGTGTGAAGAACCTCAGCTGAAGCCTTTCGAGACATATTTCTCACAGATGGAAAAGCAGAGCAGTTCAGATGCATTTGTAACTGCTGTTAATGATGCACTAGATGAAGTCTCTAGGCGGACAGAATTGGGAATGACCTGTTTTTGTTTGCCTGAAGTAACT
The Phoenix dactylifera cultivar Barhee BC4 chromosome 3, palm_55x_up_171113_PBpolish2nd_filt_p, whole genome shotgun sequence DNA segment above includes these coding regions:
- the LOC103702865 gene encoding retinitis pigmentosa 1-like 1 protein, translating into MSASPSVDEAAALYSSNGGGQEGGSTSMPASDPGGGEETGGESMVETLEENRRGLVDSGGADSAEKPELNVGEERDAAGADEVSGAVVPEGAEGGESRNGTGVELLKENVAAFKEKGQGVVPNEVKEHDLVDECFQDTEVGNLGSRGQEMGDGCNGDQELIADALETGNIGRIALKEAKAEGLESVADLGGNVEDVVEIRKGTEPMKEKESCPEKRASAMNDVTSGDWVDRKAEVIESNVCPSELVPGDELGGDQKLKLDVKEAESVMGVAEAAATGTGGAVEVDGLEGEPASEGKVDVVETGNKTEFLKEDEPYIEKEQSKANDVKGHDLVDKQLKAKEGILGPNGLEMEDGFGSKQKLEINVVDGENVECEKGTELMKKQITNQNLDCKVRGQDLVDEHLQAPEGDVGSMALETENKLGGDEKLEASVGDAGSGVGTVKTQAAVAFARVEADRSEGVAGPGQIQVGVAEFSNGTELPEGVLSCPEEDKSLVGEVTDLQAAEGTLVPKLLETDNILDGDQNPEPGVLEVGCLSEPSNYLGGEEAERLESTPELGQAQHKVPETSNGTDLTGQAVSCPQKNQNMVTEKGGHDLADAHGQASEGDGSQNQSVFAESTGGNKDMEEGLFLGSNQDTQICSAGRGIEAVEGSLVSGDQDRDHEASVSQTSVVNTDQNNQEVSNAIHREETKEVDSLPVDDAIIEQGDHVVKDSDLADSGVEVNNPDSHVIDDLVGSGPIVTAQSEAGLAESVVDAAVRADKYPSDENARDKLDITTADGNSVLVGTIMELESKGRQPVDENTSGKGDNTMANSCPDLESKFVGTCPLASVLNDSKSSVTPGLLMASELSVSGKNQEREPQFNGLLVERSDDSIVHEAESSPGICQNMDMESRVLKDETSLPEACHEKKILLKLQNLIRRALCWWIVWQILLLVQVVLLSRMCRLMNKDIQK